The following are encoded together in the Glycine max cultivar Williams 82 chromosome 8, Glycine_max_v4.0, whole genome shotgun sequence genome:
- the LOC100807266 gene encoding putative stomagen isoform X1 has protein sequence MVFFILSIHRILKKITFLILPGIRTEESVSQSPQPQREPSLEDGNEAWKMRNSRRLMIGSTAPTCTYNECRGCKYKCRAEQVPVEGNDPINSPYHYRCVCHR, from the exons ATGGTTTTCTTCATATTGAGTATTCACAGGATTTTAAAGAAAATCACTTTTCTAATTTTGCCAG GAATTAGAACAGAAGAATCGGTATCTCAATCCCCTCAACCCCAAAGAGAACCAAGTTTGGAG GATGGCAATGAGGCATGGAAAATGAGGAATTCTAGGAGACTAATGATTGGATCCACTGCACCAACTTGTACGTACAATGAATGTAGAGGTTGTAAGTATAAATGCAGAGCTGAGCAAGTGCCTGTAGAGGGAAATGACCCAATTAATAGCCCATACCACTACAGATGTGTTTGTCATAGATGA
- the LOC100807266 gene encoding putative stomagen has protein sequence MLLCLTAHFGSLLSLMVINSPQHRYLSLSLSPSTLPLIFILSTNSYLSLKYIHHQHSYLQSCYCNTKVERMRDTKLPEVVFLLLFTLILASKFTQGIRTEESVSQSPQPQREPSLEDGNEAWKMRNSRRLMIGSTAPTCTYNECRGCKYKCRAEQVPVEGNDPINSPYHYRCVCHR, from the exons ATGCTCCTCTGTCTCACTGCACATTTTGGCAGTCTATTATCTCTTATGGTCATTAATTCACCACAACACcgttatctctctctctctctctctccttcaaCCCTTCCACTCATCTTTATCCTTTCCACAAACTCATATTTATCCCTTAAATACATTCACCATCAACACTCTTACCTTCAAAGTTGTTATTGCAACACAAAAGTGGAAAGAATGAGAGACACAAAACTACCTGAAGTAGTATTCTTGCTACTCTTCACCTTAATTCTTGCATCTAAATTTACGCAAG GAATTAGAACAGAAGAATCGGTATCTCAATCCCCTCAACCCCAAAGAGAACCAAGTTTGGAG GATGGCAATGAGGCATGGAAAATGAGGAATTCTAGGAGACTAATGATTGGATCCACTGCACCAACTTGTACGTACAATGAATGTAGAGGTTGTAAGTATAAATGCAGAGCTGAGCAAGTGCCTGTAGAGGGAAATGACCCAATTAATAGCCCATACCACTACAGATGTGTTTGTCATAGATGA